The following coding sequences are from one Desulfosporosinus orientis DSM 765 window:
- a CDS encoding class I SAM-dependent DNA methyltransferase, protein MTIELFDAIADEYDNWYRTEIGRAADQVERDLAVQLFQPSGLKLLEIGCGTGQYTTMLAEQGYVITAVDISEKMMARAREKIMDMGYQVKWINGDITRIMNQLEQYYGILSMSAFEFIPNPEETLAGLFEHLESKGCLVIGVIAGESPWSEFYRRKAIAKPESVFAHARFYTESEIRQWKVGGRLEIGKALYFPPEVSSIERALTMEMQKNTNPGFMVAKWVKE, encoded by the coding sequence ATGACGATTGAACTCTTTGATGCTATTGCTGATGAATATGATAACTGGTACAGAACGGAAATTGGACGAGCAGCCGATCAAGTGGAGCGTGATCTGGCTGTTCAGCTCTTTCAACCATCCGGTCTCAAGTTGTTAGAAATCGGGTGTGGAACCGGACAATACACGACTATGTTAGCAGAACAGGGTTATGTTATCACGGCCGTTGATATATCTGAAAAAATGATGGCACGAGCTCGAGAGAAAATTATGGACATGGGGTATCAGGTGAAATGGATCAATGGGGATATCACTCGAATTATGAATCAACTTGAGCAGTATTATGGTATTCTTTCAATGAGTGCTTTTGAGTTTATTCCAAATCCGGAGGAAACCTTAGCTGGATTATTCGAGCATTTAGAGTCTAAAGGATGTTTGGTAATTGGGGTGATTGCAGGAGAATCTCCCTGGAGCGAGTTCTATCGCAGGAAAGCTATTGCAAAACCTGAATCTGTATTCGCCCATGCACGGTTTTATACGGAATCCGAAATTCGTCAATGGAAGGTAGGCGGAAGGCTTGAAATTGGTAAAGCACTTTATTTTCCGCCTGAGGTGTCTTCGATAGAACGAGCTTTAACAATGGAAATGCAGAAAAATACGAACCCTGGTTTTATGGTCGCCAAGTGGGTAAAAGAATGA
- a CDS encoding (Fe-S)-binding protein, giving the protein MKTLEELREQIAKTSYICGSCGSCRSVCPVYREIGWESSAPRRKIALAKEIFLKKKEQQTTGQYAQRLQECTLCGKCAEICAAGIKTRELWLKLREDLRARGMEHQNLSQMALQVKATHNISTFPNENRLDWAEDLDEFEVEACKAGSEVAYFVGCVSSFYPMSVGISQSIVSLLDRANVSYTVLGSEEWCCGFPLLAAGNSHQVTELAKHNVEKVRTLGVKTLITGCASCYHTWTHEYPAILGGSLGFEVLHATQYLAGLVRTGQLEPGSLDETVTYHDPCDLGRNSGIYDEPRELLLAIEGVDFVEMPHRREMADCCGGGGNLAAVDKELSQGIAVQRVREAAAAGATILTSACQQCVQTLQMAARQEKLPLEVLDVTELLWRSLEE; this is encoded by the coding sequence ATGAAAACCCTTGAAGAACTTCGGGAGCAAATCGCTAAAACCAGTTATATTTGTGGGAGCTGCGGCAGCTGCCGAAGTGTCTGTCCCGTTTACCGGGAAATTGGCTGGGAATCCTCGGCACCACGCAGGAAAATTGCTTTGGCCAAAGAGATATTCCTGAAGAAAAAAGAGCAACAAACCACGGGCCAATATGCCCAGCGTTTGCAGGAGTGTACGCTGTGCGGCAAATGCGCGGAAATATGCGCAGCCGGGATTAAAACCCGTGAGCTTTGGCTGAAGCTGCGGGAAGATTTAAGAGCTCGGGGAATGGAACATCAGAACTTAAGTCAGATGGCGCTGCAAGTTAAAGCGACACATAATATAAGCACGTTCCCGAATGAAAATCGCCTTGACTGGGCGGAGGATTTAGATGAGTTTGAAGTAGAAGCCTGCAAAGCCGGAAGCGAGGTCGCCTACTTTGTAGGCTGCGTGTCTTCCTTCTATCCCATGTCAGTTGGAATCTCCCAAAGTATTGTCAGTTTATTGGATCGAGCAAATGTTAGTTACACTGTTCTGGGAAGTGAGGAATGGTGTTGTGGATTTCCCCTCCTCGCTGCGGGAAATTCTCACCAAGTTACTGAATTAGCCAAACATAATGTGGAAAAGGTACGCACTCTCGGTGTCAAAACCTTAATAACGGGCTGTGCATCCTGTTATCATACCTGGACCCACGAATATCCCGCGATCCTCGGGGGAAGTCTGGGCTTTGAGGTGCTCCATGCCACACAGTATCTGGCAGGATTAGTCCGTACAGGACAATTAGAGCCGGGCAGTTTAGATGAAACCGTCACTTATCATGACCCCTGCGATTTAGGCCGTAACAGCGGAATTTATGACGAGCCCCGAGAACTATTACTGGCTATAGAGGGGGTTGATTTTGTAGAAATGCCTCACCGCCGGGAGATGGCTGATTGCTGCGGCGGAGGAGGGAATCTAGCCGCCGTAGATAAGGAGTTAAGCCAAGGGATTGCTGTGCAGCGGGTCCGGGAGGCCGCAGCTGCCGGGGCAACTATTTTAACCTCTGCCTGCCAGCAATGTGTACAGACCTTGCAAATGGCGGCGAGACAGGAGAAATTGCCCCTTGAGGTTCTAGATGTTACAGAGTTATTGTGGCGATCCTTGGAAGAATAG
- a CDS encoding glycine cleavage system protein H gives MKIGEWDFPEELLYDDHHQWLKREDETVTVGLTDYGQYTRGDILYLSLPEAGAQVKAGEAVGSLETGKWVGRFYAPQTGEICAVNAEVLANTRLINQDPYGQGWLFKMKTHLFEGQLLMSVEQLKVWLDRELEREKACDV, from the coding sequence ATGAAGATCGGAGAGTGGGATTTCCCGGAAGAATTGCTCTATGATGATCATCATCAGTGGCTCAAACGTGAGGATGAAACGGTTACCGTTGGCTTGACTGACTATGGTCAATACACTAGGGGAGATATTTTATACTTGAGTCTGCCGGAAGCCGGTGCTCAAGTGAAGGCAGGCGAGGCTGTAGGTTCTCTGGAAACGGGAAAATGGGTCGGGCGTTTTTATGCTCCTCAGACAGGGGAAATCTGCGCGGTGAACGCGGAGGTGCTGGCAAACACCCGCTTGATTAATCAAGATCCCTATGGGCAAGGCTGGCTTTTTAAAATGAAAACTCATTTGTTTGAAGGGCAATTGCTGATGTCCGTGGAGCAGCTTAAGGTCTGGTTAGACAGGGAGTTAGAAAGGGAGAAGGCCTGTGATGTCTAA
- a CDS encoding radical SAM protein yields the protein MSNTHACSQSESPEVIQTSLAAAMTLGLKGGIFYRDAKLTCLNLLLTYQEGCQGRCAYCGLEQKRSEKTKGTTFIRVAWPTYSFDLILERTKQYQNSLQRICLSMITHKRAMEDSLNLIARLHREVNLPISILCAPTLIHKTEDLHKLKEAGADQLGVSIDTATAEIFEKYRGKGVRGPHRWEHYWEILSKGVAVFGQGQVSAHLIVGLGESEREMVMAFQRIHDLGAVAHLFSFYPEPGSALAEKAAPSLGQYRRMQLARFLIMNDMASAEIMGFNSFEQVYDFGINVEPFVASGQPFRTSGCPGKDGETACNRPYGNERPGIILANYPFAPNRQDVEQIRGELYAGLMEGVEQFEFEG from the coding sequence ATGTCTAATACTCACGCTTGTTCTCAAAGTGAAAGTCCGGAAGTTATCCAAACAAGTCTTGCTGCCGCGATGACCCTCGGTTTAAAAGGCGGTATTTTTTATCGGGATGCCAAGCTTACCTGTTTAAACTTGCTCCTGACTTATCAAGAGGGCTGTCAGGGACGCTGTGCTTATTGTGGTTTGGAACAAAAACGTTCTGAAAAAACTAAAGGAACAACCTTCATTCGAGTTGCTTGGCCCACCTATTCCTTTGATCTCATTCTTGAACGGACAAAACAATATCAAAACTCTTTGCAGCGAATTTGCTTATCCATGATTACCCATAAGCGGGCCATGGAGGATTCATTAAATCTCATTGCCCGCTTACACAGGGAAGTCAATTTACCGATTAGTATTCTTTGCGCCCCAACGCTGATCCATAAGACGGAAGACCTGCATAAACTCAAAGAGGCCGGGGCCGATCAGCTTGGAGTGTCGATTGATACGGCGACTGCAGAAATTTTCGAGAAATACCGAGGAAAAGGTGTACGGGGACCTCATCGCTGGGAGCATTACTGGGAGATATTAAGCAAGGGTGTTGCTGTTTTTGGTCAAGGTCAGGTCAGTGCTCATCTCATTGTTGGTTTGGGAGAAAGTGAACGCGAGATGGTCATGGCGTTTCAGCGAATCCACGACTTGGGTGCAGTGGCCCACCTCTTTTCGTTTTATCCTGAACCGGGGAGTGCTCTGGCTGAGAAAGCAGCCCCCTCTCTTGGTCAATACCGTCGGATGCAATTAGCCCGTTTTCTAATTATGAATGATATGGCGAGTGCCGAAATTATGGGCTTTAACAGCTTTGAACAAGTATATGATTTTGGCATAAATGTTGAACCTTTTGTTGCTTCCGGTCAACCTTTCCGCACGTCCGGCTGTCCTGGCAAGGATGGAGAGACCGCTTGCAATCGGCCTTACGGCAATGAACGCCCCGGTATTATCTTGGCCAATTATCCTTTTGCCCCCAATAGGCAAGATGTGGAGCAGATCAGGGGTGAACTCTACGCCGGACTTATGGAGGGTGTTGAACAATTTGAATTCGAGGGATGA
- a CDS encoding radical SAM protein — translation MNSRDDLFWSESDQNANLSDLLKEAWNLRRKTFPDLIHFAVPGGRHYDGKYFSNSGRFLNVSITGMSCALQCDHCQGIMLNGMIPALNPEKLQELGITLQKKGVTGLLITGGCDREGQVPLKPFLTVVTYLKSLDFTIHVHTGLADKETAVGLKRAGVDKVFLDMIGDADTIRRVYHLDRKPSAFINALETLLAEDLDVVPHVVLGLNYGKIMGEENLIQTLSDYPLETLVLVALRAVPGSPMGGVRGPDPAEIVRITAQTRLLNPSLKLSFGCARPCTQKAWLERGLIAAGINTLAFPLDETIDLALAWGLKPVMSEMCCGGL, via the coding sequence TTGAATTCGAGGGATGACCTGTTCTGGTCGGAATCTGATCAGAACGCAAACTTATCGGATCTGCTGAAGGAAGCCTGGAATTTACGCCGAAAAACATTTCCTGATTTGATCCACTTTGCAGTTCCCGGCGGGAGGCACTATGATGGAAAGTATTTTAGCAATTCGGGACGATTTCTCAATGTGAGTATCACAGGAATGTCTTGTGCTCTTCAATGTGACCATTGTCAGGGGATAATGCTGAATGGAATGATTCCAGCTCTAAACCCTGAAAAACTACAGGAACTGGGAATTACCCTGCAAAAAAAAGGCGTTACCGGACTTCTTATAACAGGAGGATGTGATCGTGAGGGGCAAGTCCCCCTTAAGCCTTTTTTGACGGTTGTTACTTATCTAAAATCCTTAGACTTTACGATTCATGTGCATACGGGCTTAGCAGATAAAGAAACAGCAGTTGGGTTAAAACGGGCTGGAGTTGATAAGGTTTTTTTAGATATGATTGGTGATGCAGATACAATTCGCAGGGTTTATCATCTTGACCGTAAGCCTAGTGCCTTTATAAATGCTTTAGAAACTCTGCTAGCCGAGGATTTGGATGTCGTCCCGCATGTGGTTCTCGGCTTAAACTATGGGAAAATCATGGGAGAAGAAAATCTCATTCAAACGTTAAGTGACTATCCTCTGGAAACGTTGGTGTTGGTTGCTTTACGAGCCGTGCCGGGTTCTCCGATGGGCGGAGTCAGGGGACCGGATCCGGCTGAGATTGTCAGGATCACCGCTCAAACTCGTCTCTTGAATCCTTCGCTAAAACTAAGTTTTGGTTGTGCTCGACCCTGCACTCAGAAGGCTTGGTTGGAGAGAGGGCTTATTGCAGCGGGAATTAACACCTTGGCCTTTCCCCTCGATGAAACCATAGATTTAGCCTTAGCGTGGGGGTTGAAACCTGTCATGAGTGAGATGTGCTGTGGTGGACTGTAG
- a CDS encoding FAD-binding oxidoreductase: MEQALQNICGEKRATTDPFELAPYAQDVAYVPAILVNLLTNPLPKAVVQPISAEEISRLIKWARQSKMPVTVRGGGSTAYFNSVPLRSGLVIDTNRLQGFSEIELDQVSQKKMVWVKAGMTWKDLDDRLGLQGCAVCSSPSSAPSATIGGWVSMGGLGIGSVPYGSVHEQVMAIRGVTAAGEIFELSRPDQGPARNKESEQSGLQFNDLLGTEGTRGVITEIKLLVRDLPEKEEHLLAVFNNETDTGAMMSWLGGEQFPSLYNVHFSSPEFIMTLQKAGYAQEIPPGKFSLEIDLEGNRDEVDQAVAQIIKQVKVFGGSLLPDEVGAKEWADRFKSLRLEQTLPSLLAAEMTLPVRNFEAFYKSLSKLGQKTNTLCVTYAHLVSPEMALVMVLYPSDELSLIRYIVDLSFTSKLYKLGHSLGGKPYVIGFWNTPYLGKIYDKEERERRCRRKQAVDPQAILNPGKGYNPPSIILNSYVFGLGMIMLGLLRPLVLKILKGGEGQ, translated from the coding sequence CTCTGCAAAATATATGCGGGGAAAAAAGGGCCACTACAGATCCTTTTGAACTCGCTCCATATGCTCAAGATGTCGCCTATGTCCCCGCTATTCTGGTCAATTTACTCACCAATCCTCTCCCGAAAGCTGTGGTCCAACCCATCTCTGCAGAAGAAATTTCTCGTTTGATCAAGTGGGCCAGGCAAAGTAAAATGCCGGTCACTGTCCGGGGCGGAGGCTCTACTGCATATTTCAACTCTGTGCCGCTGCGAAGTGGTTTAGTGATTGACACGAATCGCCTCCAAGGTTTTTCCGAAATTGAGCTGGATCAGGTGAGCCAGAAAAAAATGGTGTGGGTCAAAGCAGGTATGACTTGGAAAGACCTTGATGACAGATTGGGCCTGCAGGGCTGTGCGGTGTGCTCCAGCCCAAGTAGTGCACCCTCCGCTACCATCGGAGGATGGGTTTCCATGGGAGGCTTAGGTATCGGGTCTGTCCCTTATGGCTCAGTTCACGAGCAGGTTATGGCTATCCGGGGGGTGACAGCCGCCGGAGAAATCTTCGAATTATCACGACCTGATCAAGGCCCAGCCAGGAACAAGGAGTCTGAGCAATCAGGCTTACAGTTTAATGATTTGCTGGGAACTGAAGGAACCCGGGGGGTTATTACGGAGATTAAGCTGTTGGTGCGTGACCTTCCGGAAAAAGAGGAACACCTCTTAGCGGTCTTTAATAATGAAACGGATACGGGTGCGATGATGTCCTGGCTGGGTGGAGAACAGTTTCCTTCTCTGTATAATGTGCATTTTAGTAGTCCGGAATTCATTATGACGCTTCAAAAAGCCGGCTACGCTCAGGAGATTCCTCCTGGAAAGTTCAGCCTGGAAATTGATCTGGAGGGCAATCGTGACGAAGTGGATCAAGCGGTTGCTCAGATCATAAAACAAGTGAAAGTCTTTGGCGGTTCTTTGCTGCCTGATGAGGTAGGAGCGAAGGAATGGGCTGATCGGTTTAAATCTCTCCGGCTGGAACAAACCCTTCCTTCCCTCCTGGCAGCAGAAATGACACTTCCGGTCAGAAATTTTGAGGCCTTTTATAAGAGCTTAAGTAAATTGGGCCAAAAGACCAACACCCTGTGCGTTACCTATGCCCACCTCGTGTCTCCTGAAATGGCCTTGGTGATGGTTCTTTATCCCTCAGATGAACTCAGCCTGATCCGTTACATCGTCGATCTGAGCTTTACCAGCAAATTATACAAGCTGGGACACAGCTTGGGTGGTAAACCCTACGTGATTGGTTTCTGGAATACACCTTATTTAGGGAAAATATATGACAAGGAAGAAAGAGAACGTCGCTGCCGGCGCAAACAAGCGGTTGATCCCCAAGCTATACTCAATCCCGGTAAGGGCTACAATCCCCCGTCAATTATTCTCAACAGCTATGTCTTTGGTTTGGGGATGATCATGCTTGGTCTCTTGCGGCCTTTGGTCCTTAAAATCCTCAAAGGAGGAGAAGGACAATGA